A region of Halosolutus amylolyticus DNA encodes the following proteins:
- the gvpO gene encoding gas vesicle protein GvpO, halophile-type — MAEADTKQQADQCMALTGDGERCSRPAQDDGFCYQHDESDPTVNDSQAVEQEERADEQETESEGRQSPAADMTAEERVDPETVDADVDADREEIAGVLAIRETVRSTAGQLIGREFDAVSEIAPTDDGWRAVVEVVERRSVPDTQDIIGRYEIELDTEGTVHGYRRLDRYRRGDTTSFEG, encoded by the coding sequence ATGGCCGAAGCCGACACGAAACAACAAGCGGACCAGTGCATGGCGCTCACCGGGGACGGCGAGCGCTGCTCGCGGCCAGCCCAGGACGATGGGTTCTGTTACCAGCACGACGAGAGTGATCCAACCGTGAACGACAGCCAGGCCGTCGAACAGGAGGAGCGAGCGGACGAACAGGAAACCGAAAGCGAGGGCCGACAATCGCCCGCGGCCGACATGACCGCCGAGGAACGAGTCGATCCGGAGACCGTCGACGCCGACGTCGACGCCGATCGGGAGGAGATCGCGGGCGTCCTCGCCATTCGCGAGACCGTCCGATCGACTGCGGGCCAACTTATCGGCCGGGAGTTCGACGCCGTCAGCGAAATCGCGCCGACCGATGACGGCTGGCGCGCGGTCGTCGAGGTCGTCGAACGCCGATCGGTGCCCGACACGCAGGACATCATCGGTCGGTACGAGATCGAACTCGACACCGAGGGCACCGTCCACGGCTACCGGCGACTCGATCGCTACCGGCGCGGCGACACGACGTCGTTCGAGGGCTAG
- a CDS encoding GvpL/GvpF family gas vesicle protein encodes MTHRYVYGVVDSDDVEFETDAVAGATQIYTIAHRRLGAVVSDIDTTDPEETDEDAQRHDDVLREIMDDGHTVVPMQFGMAFESDRALKNVLRGARPAFRRAMNDVEGRIELGVKIVRDEDDDVDRGTIEESVADELEPIAAQSVANDLFSDRLVLNRSYLVERDDREVFDAAIARLEDEHEDLTFRYTGPFAPYSFVDVKIGAQR; translated from the coding sequence ATGACACACCGCTACGTCTACGGCGTCGTCGACTCCGACGACGTCGAGTTCGAGACCGACGCCGTCGCCGGAGCGACGCAGATCTACACGATCGCACACCGCCGACTCGGTGCCGTCGTCTCCGACATCGACACGACAGATCCCGAAGAGACCGACGAGGACGCGCAGCGCCACGACGACGTCCTCCGCGAGATCATGGACGACGGCCACACGGTCGTCCCGATGCAGTTCGGCATGGCCTTCGAGAGCGATCGGGCGCTGAAGAACGTCCTCCGGGGCGCTCGCCCCGCGTTCCGCCGGGCGATGAACGACGTCGAGGGCCGGATCGAACTCGGCGTCAAGATCGTCCGCGACGAGGACGACGACGTCGATCGGGGGACGATCGAGGAGTCGGTCGCGGACGAACTCGAACCGATCGCGGCACAGTCCGTCGCGAACGACCTGTTCAGCGATCGCCTCGTGCTCAATCGGTCCTACCTCGTCGAACGCGACGACCGCGAGGTGTTCGACGCGGCGATCGCGCGACTCGAGGACGAGCACGAGGATCTCACGTTCCGCTACACGGGTCCGTTCGCGCCGTACAGTTTCGTCGACGTCAAGATCGGGGCCCAGCGCTAA
- a CDS encoding DoxX family membrane protein encodes MSLASRLSNRRGSESADRSESSASSTDEPVSDTALFRLGRVLFGGVLAFNAIDNLRNLEERIGYAEFKGAPEPDRTVPAASVGLLLGGLGVALWKLPAAAALGIAGFLAGTTPVMHDFWNQDDEEEKQQEQIQFLKNTALFGATLAFVRVARRSR; translated from the coding sequence ATGTCACTTGCATCTCGTCTTTCGAACCGTCGCGGTAGCGAGTCTGCGGACCGATCCGAATCGTCCGCGTCGTCGACCGACGAACCGGTGTCCGACACCGCGCTCTTCCGCCTGGGACGCGTCCTCTTCGGGGGCGTCCTCGCGTTCAACGCGATCGACAACCTGCGGAACCTCGAGGAACGAATCGGCTACGCAGAATTCAAGGGCGCGCCCGAACCCGACCGTACCGTCCCCGCGGCCAGCGTCGGCCTCCTGCTCGGCGGACTCGGCGTCGCCCTCTGGAAACTCCCGGCCGCGGCCGCGCTCGGGATCGCCGGCTTCCTGGCCGGCACGACGCCCGTGATGCACGACTTCTGGAATCAGGACGACGAGGAGGAGAAACAACAGGAGCAGATCCAGTTCCTCAAAAACACCGCGCTGTTCGGCGCCACACTGGCGTTCGTCCGCGTCGCCCGCCGTTCGAGGTAA
- a CDS encoding winged helix-turn-helix transcriptional regulator translates to MEPGSSIGRVLAFLAVTLLISSALVGVAVAAPSSTTDAGLLESERTDRVGAIDDELNDTTGTLENTTNETTDTIENTTNETTDAIATVTNETTDALANTTDETTDAVENTTSETTDAVENTTNETTGELDDPVTNTTEDAVTGVSDGLENTTGTTTDLVDDGVELTADLVQYTVDETTGTIEYTVTGTTSLVDDTVAETGTLATLEIDDRRAQSSASIERPEAESSSEDGATASDADSDDAGTSGDETGDADRSSPDTSSTAADAVLVGLMGAMTATGAAAGGSGAGAGGAGGSSATARALRHLRHARAEFPWKLFPIFKYSRYDDSDPLENDRRRAVYETIEADPGCYLSRISERSDVSLSTVRHHVRILEDEGLVSTAKINGKRRYYVENETPADSREDGDAVRDVALHAALDEPAKRDVLETLADLGRAPNGRLADALDRDPSTVSHHLSSLADDGLVVRERDGRSMVNELAPRVEAVLADEGAAGADASSPTPADD, encoded by the coding sequence ATGGAACCGGGCTCGTCGATCGGTCGGGTACTCGCGTTTCTGGCCGTCACGCTGCTGATCAGCAGCGCCCTCGTCGGCGTCGCCGTCGCCGCGCCGTCGAGCACGACCGACGCCGGCCTGCTGGAGTCGGAGCGCACCGATCGCGTCGGCGCCATCGACGACGAACTGAACGACACGACCGGGACCCTCGAGAACACGACGAACGAGACCACGGACACGATCGAGAACACGACGAACGAGACGACAGACGCGATCGCGACCGTCACGAACGAGACGACCGACGCCCTCGCGAACACCACCGACGAAACGACGGACGCCGTCGAGAATACGACGTCCGAGACGACCGACGCCGTGGAGAACACGACGAACGAAACTACCGGCGAACTGGACGACCCCGTCACCAACACGACCGAGGACGCCGTCACGGGCGTCTCCGACGGCCTCGAAAACACGACGGGGACGACGACCGATCTCGTCGACGACGGCGTCGAACTGACGGCCGACCTCGTCCAGTACACCGTCGACGAGACGACCGGCACGATCGAGTACACGGTCACCGGAACGACGAGCCTCGTCGACGACACTGTGGCGGAGACGGGGACGCTCGCCACCCTCGAGATCGACGACCGGCGCGCGCAGTCGTCGGCATCGATCGAGCGGCCGGAAGCCGAGTCGTCGAGCGAAGACGGGGCGACCGCTTCGGATGCGGACTCGGACGACGCAGGGACGAGCGGCGACGAGACGGGCGACGCCGATCGATCGAGTCCGGATACGTCGTCGACCGCCGCCGACGCCGTCCTGGTCGGCCTCATGGGTGCGATGACCGCGACGGGTGCCGCGGCCGGCGGGTCCGGCGCCGGCGCTGGCGGTGCGGGTGGATCGTCGGCCACCGCGAGGGCGCTTCGCCACCTCCGGCACGCGAGAGCCGAGTTCCCGTGGAAGCTCTTCCCGATCTTCAAGTACAGCCGCTACGACGACTCCGATCCGCTCGAGAACGATCGGCGTCGGGCGGTCTACGAGACGATCGAAGCCGATCCGGGCTGTTACCTCTCGCGGATCAGCGAACGAAGCGACGTCTCCCTCTCGACGGTCCGCCACCACGTCCGCATTCTCGAGGACGAAGGACTGGTGTCGACCGCCAAGATCAACGGGAAACGGCGGTACTACGTCGAGAACGAGACGCCGGCGGACTCTCGAGAGGACGGCGACGCCGTCCGTGACGTCGCACTCCACGCCGCGCTCGACGAACCCGCCAAACGCGACGTCCTCGAGACCCTCGCCGACCTCGGCCGGGCACCCAACGGGCGACTCGCGGACGCCCTCGATCGGGACCCGAGCACGGTCTCGCACCACCTCTCCTCGCTCGCGGACGACGGGCTCGTCGTCCGCGAACGCGACGGCCGATCGATGGTCAACGAACTCGCCCCGCGAGTCGAGGCGGTCCTCGCCGACGAGGGGGCGGCGGGGGCCGACGCCTCGTCGCCGACTCCGGCCGACGATTGA
- a CDS encoding beta-CASP ribonuclease aCPSF1, with translation MSTVEQQLDDLKAEITSELPTDISVSSVKYEGPELVVYTRDPKKFAQQGDLIRKLASKLRKRITVRPDPSVLSRPDEAREQIMNVIPDEAGVTDLDFHADTGEVVIEAEKPGMVIGRHGSTLRDITKNVGWTPEVVRTPPIESSTVSNVRSFLKQERDERRDILEKVGRQIHREEMSDDEYVRITTLGCCREVGRASFILSTPETRILIDCGDKPGAEGEVPYLHAPEALGAGPQTIDAVVLTHAHLDHSALIPLLFKYGYDGPIYCTEPTRDLMGLLTLDYLDVAAKEGRTPPYESEQVREAIKHTIPLEYGDVTDIAPDVKLTFHNAGHILGSAVSHFHIGDGLYNVAFSGDIHYEDTRLFNGATNDFPRVETLVLESTYGGRNDYQTDQEDSERKLKQVIKDTYDEGGKVLIPAFAVGRSQEIMLVLEEAMRSGDIPSMPVHLDGMIWEATAIHTTYPEYLRDDLRDRIFHEDENPFLAEEFNHIDGGEEERQDVADGEPCIILSTSGMVTGGPIMSWLSHIGPDPDSTLVFVGYQAQGTLGRRIQNGWDEIPTSEVGAMGNGGGRGTLSLNMNVETVDGFSGHADRAGLENFVRTMNPRPEKVLCVHGDERSTQDLSSALYHEFDMRTFAPKNLETFRFL, from the coding sequence ATGAGTACTGTAGAGCAGCAACTCGACGATCTGAAAGCAGAGATCACGAGCGAGTTACCGACCGATATCTCGGTCTCCTCGGTGAAATACGAAGGCCCGGAACTGGTGGTCTACACGCGCGATCCGAAGAAATTCGCCCAGCAGGGCGACCTGATCCGGAAGCTCGCGAGCAAACTCCGCAAACGCATCACCGTCCGTCCGGACCCGAGCGTTCTCTCGCGACCCGACGAGGCTCGCGAGCAGATCATGAACGTCATCCCGGACGAGGCGGGCGTTACCGACCTCGACTTCCACGCCGACACCGGCGAGGTCGTCATCGAGGCCGAAAAGCCCGGCATGGTGATCGGCCGCCACGGCTCGACGCTCCGGGACATCACCAAGAACGTCGGCTGGACGCCCGAAGTCGTCCGCACGCCGCCGATCGAGTCCTCGACGGTCTCGAACGTCCGGAGCTTCCTCAAGCAGGAACGCGACGAGCGCCGGGACATCCTCGAGAAGGTCGGCCGACAGATCCACCGCGAGGAGATGTCCGACGACGAGTACGTCCGCATCACCACGCTGGGCTGCTGTCGCGAGGTCGGCCGCGCCTCCTTCATCCTCTCGACCCCCGAAACGCGGATTCTCATCGACTGCGGCGACAAACCGGGCGCCGAAGGCGAAGTTCCCTACCTCCACGCCCCTGAAGCGCTCGGTGCGGGTCCCCAGACGATCGACGCGGTCGTCCTCACCCACGCCCACCTCGATCACTCCGCGCTCATTCCGCTCCTGTTTAAGTACGGCTACGATGGGCCGATCTACTGTACCGAACCCACGCGGGACCTGATGGGACTGCTGACGCTCGACTACCTCGACGTCGCGGCCAAGGAGGGACGCACCCCGCCCTACGAGAGCGAGCAGGTCCGCGAGGCGATCAAGCACACGATCCCGCTCGAGTACGGCGACGTCACCGACATCGCGCCCGACGTCAAACTCACGTTCCACAACGCTGGCCACATTCTCGGCTCGGCCGTCTCGCACTTCCACATCGGCGACGGCCTCTACAACGTCGCGTTCTCCGGCGACATCCACTACGAGGACACCCGCCTGTTCAACGGCGCGACCAACGACTTCCCGCGCGTCGAGACGCTCGTCCTCGAGTCGACCTACGGCGGTCGCAACGACTACCAGACCGACCAGGAAGACTCCGAACGGAAGCTGAAACAGGTTATCAAGGACACCTACGACGAGGGCGGCAAGGTCCTCATCCCCGCGTTCGCGGTCGGGCGCTCCCAGGAGATCATGCTCGTCCTCGAAGAGGCGATGCGAAGCGGTGATATCCCCTCGATGCCGGTCCACCTCGACGGGATGATCTGGGAGGCGACCGCCATCCACACGACCTACCCCGAGTACCTGCGCGACGACCTGCGCGATCGGATCTTCCACGAGGACGAGAACCCGTTCCTCGCCGAGGAGTTCAACCACATCGACGGCGGCGAGGAGGAGCGACAGGACGTCGCCGACGGCGAACCCTGCATCATCCTCTCGACCTCGGGGATGGTCACCGGCGGCCCGATCATGTCCTGGCTCAGCCACATCGGCCCCGATCCGGACTCGACGCTCGTCTTCGTCGGCTACCAGGCCCAGGGGACCCTCGGCCGGCGCATCCAGAACGGCTGGGACGAGATCCCCACCAGCGAAGTGGGCGCGATGGGCAACGGCGGCGGCCGCGGCACCCTCTCGCTGAACATGAACGTCGAAACCGTCGACGGCTTCTCCGGCCACGCCGATCGGGCCGGCCTCGAGAACTTCGTGCGGACGATGAACCCCCGGCCCGAGAAGGTGCTCTGCGTCCACGGCGACGAACGCTCCACGCAGGACCTCTCGAGCGCGCTCTACCACGAGTTCGACATGCGAACCTTCGCGCCGAAGAACCTCGAGACCTTCCGCTTCCTCTGA
- the nucS gene encoding endonuclease NucS produces MTASPHTSRAVTLEQPSLAAACEAIADGLEREALVTVFGRCTVDYEGRAASTLDAGDRHVMLKPDGAALVHTHEGQQPVNWQPPGCDHDVACTDETLLLESRRSTPDERLSVRFQQVLQVSAFSGTDTNELALEGTEEDLRQRILDEPALLEDGFTPLATERDTPAGAVDIYGEDASGRAVVVELKRRRVGPDAVSQLRRYVDALERDLHADAAVRGLLVAPSVTDRADRLLADHGLEFVALEPTAE; encoded by the coding sequence GTGACAGCCAGTCCCCACACCTCGCGAGCGGTCACGCTCGAGCAGCCTTCGCTCGCGGCCGCGTGCGAGGCGATCGCCGACGGGCTCGAGCGGGAGGCCCTGGTCACGGTGTTCGGTCGCTGTACCGTCGACTACGAGGGTCGAGCCGCCAGCACCCTCGACGCGGGCGATCGCCACGTCATGCTGAAACCCGACGGCGCGGCGCTGGTCCACACCCACGAGGGCCAGCAACCGGTCAACTGGCAGCCGCCCGGCTGCGACCACGACGTCGCCTGCACGGACGAGACCCTCCTTCTCGAGAGCCGCCGATCGACGCCGGACGAACGGCTCAGCGTGCGATTCCAGCAGGTGCTACAGGTCTCGGCCTTCTCGGGCACCGACACGAACGAACTCGCACTCGAGGGAACGGAGGAAGATCTCCGCCAGCGGATCCTCGACGAACCCGCCCTGCTCGAGGACGGGTTCACGCCGCTCGCGACCGAACGCGACACCCCGGCCGGCGCCGTGGACATCTACGGCGAGGACGCGTCCGGTCGCGCCGTCGTCGTCGAACTCAAGCGCCGCCGGGTCGGCCCGGACGCCGTGAGTCAACTGCGACGGTACGTCGACGCCCTCGAACGCGACCTCCACGCCGACGCCGCCGTTCGTGGCCTGCTCGTCGCCCCGTCGGTGACCGACCGGGCCGATCGGCTCCTGGCCGATCACGGTCTCGAGTTCGTCGCGCTGGAGCCGACGGCGGAGTGA
- the gvpN gene encoding gas vesicle protein GvpN, translating to MAGDSSSRKRKVRGRKIRRDRERKEGRRAKKELARKASQAGDRNGDSPLADPEAVVPEPFVETDTVASLRDRITGWLDADQPVHLIGPTGCGKTALALSAAAERGRPVVWLNGDEAVDTAALVGEHAGGERYEEHDRYVSGVDKKTQIVRQRWVDNPLSVAVREGATLVYNEFSRSDPEAHNVLLSVLEEGVLERPGKRGDDRTLEVHPDFRVILTSNDVEYAGVHRQQDALLDRFVGVHVDFYDEETEREIVAAHVDLSDDDVATIVATTRKLRDELEMVVGTRAAITAAKGVAVFDGASENGTIDEQVLTDVFTDVLAPKIAGQGVDDVDALRSTIAETI from the coding sequence ATGGCCGGCGACTCGTCTTCCCGCAAGCGCAAGGTGCGCGGCCGCAAGATCAGACGCGATCGCGAGCGCAAGGAGGGCCGACGAGCGAAGAAAGAACTCGCGCGAAAGGCGTCGCAGGCCGGCGATCGGAACGGCGATAGCCCGCTCGCGGATCCCGAGGCGGTCGTTCCCGAGCCGTTCGTCGAGACCGACACAGTCGCGTCGCTCCGCGATCGGATCACCGGCTGGCTCGACGCGGACCAGCCGGTTCACCTGATCGGCCCGACGGGCTGTGGGAAGACGGCACTCGCACTGTCGGCCGCGGCCGAACGCGGCCGTCCGGTCGTCTGGCTCAACGGCGACGAGGCCGTCGACACCGCCGCGCTCGTCGGTGAACACGCGGGCGGGGAGCGATACGAGGAACACGATCGGTACGTCAGCGGCGTGGACAAGAAGACCCAGATCGTCCGCCAGCGGTGGGTCGACAACCCCCTCTCGGTCGCGGTCCGGGAGGGCGCGACGCTCGTCTACAACGAGTTCTCGCGGAGCGATCCGGAAGCCCACAACGTGTTGCTCTCGGTGCTCGAGGAGGGCGTCCTCGAGCGACCGGGCAAACGCGGCGACGACCGGACGCTCGAGGTCCACCCCGACTTCCGCGTGATCCTCACGTCGAACGACGTCGAGTACGCCGGCGTCCACCGGCAACAGGACGCGTTGCTCGATCGGTTCGTCGGCGTCCACGTCGATTTCTACGACGAAGAGACCGAACGGGAGATCGTCGCCGCACACGTCGACCTCTCCGACGACGACGTCGCGACGATCGTCGCGACGACCCGCAAACTCCGCGACGAACTCGAGATGGTCGTCGGCACGCGCGCGGCGATCACGGCCGCGAAGGGCGTGGCCGTCTTCGACGGCGCGTCCGAGAACGGCACGATCGACGAGCAGGTGCTGACGGACGTCTTCACCGACGTTCTCGCGCCGAAGATCGCGGGCCAGGGCGTCGACGACGTCGACGCGCTGCGGTCGACGATCGCCGAGACGATCTGA
- the mutS gene encoding DNA mismatch repair protein MutS, with amino-acid sequence MDSALGPPDAMAEKRDELTPMMRQYHDLCARYDDALVLFQVGDFYETFCEAAERTARLLEITLTSREDSTGEYPMAGIPIDNAESYVEELLEAGYRVAVADQVEEPGETSGVVERAVTRVITPGTLTEDELLAGDDNNFVAAIARDGDALALSLLDVSTGDFLATSSTASESIADEVSRFDPSEAVVGPDAPADLVPEDCMVTPFDARAFDRDRAGEKLSTYFRNPDALLASDAEIRACGALLAYAEYVRGGEHEGERGEDDDRRVDAVFAADSAHRLEYITRLTRYDPREYLLLDAVALRSLELFEPRAVYGREDATLVGVLDETASALGGRKLRDWLRRPLLDPDRIAARHDAVDELTGAVQRRERLHDRLRDVYDLERLIGRISRERANARDLRSLRDTLAVVPEIRAQLADADCDRLQDLHANLDPLADVRELIEDAIVADPPIEITEGGIIAEGYDEDLDALRETARNGKQWIDDLEEAERDRTGIDSLKVGYNSVHGYYIEVTNPNLDAVPENYQRRQTLKNSERFVTPELKEREDEIVGAEERADEREYELFREVRREIAEEVERVQALADAVATLDALVSLATAAAQYDYCRPEILDRDGTGGDDGLVIDVEGGRHPVVERTQESFVPNDARFDDDRRLAVITGPNMSGKSTYMRQVAQIVLLAQVGSFVPARSARLTPVERIFTRVGASDDIAGGRSTFMVEMDELATILREADERSLVLLDEVGRGTSTADGLAIAQAITEHLHDEVGATTLFATHHHPLTELADDLPAAFTLHFEVDQEDGEVVFHHEIAPGAATGSYGVEVATAAGVPESVVDRSRDLVAEAADDPIAGDDRDQSEVSPVDDAGTGQATADGGERTPGSRSSSEPRSDVGDVPTDVAAELRALDLAHLTPVEALTELDRLKRLLEE; translated from the coding sequence ATGGATTCGGCGCTTGGCCCGCCCGACGCGATGGCCGAGAAACGCGACGAGTTGACGCCGATGATGCGCCAGTACCACGACCTCTGTGCGCGCTACGACGACGCGCTCGTACTCTTCCAGGTCGGGGACTTCTACGAGACCTTCTGCGAGGCCGCCGAACGCACCGCGCGACTGCTCGAGATCACGCTCACCAGTCGCGAGGACAGCACCGGCGAGTACCCGATGGCCGGCATCCCGATCGACAACGCCGAGTCGTACGTCGAGGAGTTGCTCGAGGCGGGGTACCGGGTCGCGGTCGCCGACCAGGTCGAGGAACCGGGCGAGACCTCCGGCGTCGTCGAGCGGGCGGTCACCCGCGTGATCACGCCGGGGACGCTCACCGAGGACGAACTGCTCGCGGGCGACGACAACAACTTCGTCGCCGCGATCGCGCGGGACGGCGACGCCCTCGCGCTCTCCCTCCTCGACGTCTCGACCGGCGACTTCCTCGCGACGAGTTCGACCGCGAGCGAGTCGATCGCCGACGAGGTGAGCCGGTTCGACCCCTCCGAGGCGGTCGTCGGTCCCGACGCTCCGGCCGACCTCGTCCCCGAGGACTGCATGGTGACGCCGTTCGACGCCCGCGCGTTCGATCGCGATCGGGCCGGCGAGAAACTCTCGACCTACTTCCGGAACCCGGATGCACTGCTCGCCAGCGACGCGGAGATTCGGGCCTGCGGCGCGTTGCTCGCCTACGCCGAGTACGTCCGCGGCGGGGAACACGAGGGCGAACGCGGGGAGGACGACGACCGGCGCGTCGACGCCGTCTTCGCGGCCGATTCGGCCCACCGACTCGAGTACATCACCCGCCTCACCCGGTACGATCCCCGCGAGTACCTCCTCCTCGACGCCGTCGCCCTGCGGAGCCTCGAACTGTTCGAGCCGCGGGCCGTCTACGGCCGCGAGGACGCCACGCTGGTCGGCGTGCTCGACGAGACCGCCAGCGCTCTCGGCGGCCGCAAACTCCGGGACTGGCTCCGCCGGCCGTTGCTCGATCCCGATCGGATCGCGGCCCGCCACGATGCCGTCGACGAACTCACGGGGGCGGTCCAGCGGCGGGAACGGCTCCACGACCGCCTGCGGGACGTCTACGACCTGGAGCGACTGATCGGTCGCATCTCCCGCGAGCGAGCCAACGCGCGGGACCTGCGCTCGCTCCGGGACACGCTGGCGGTCGTCCCCGAGATCCGGGCGCAACTCGCCGACGCCGACTGCGACCGCCTCCAGGACCTCCACGCCAACCTCGACCCGCTCGCCGACGTCCGCGAGTTGATCGAGGACGCGATCGTCGCGGACCCGCCGATCGAGATCACCGAGGGCGGGATCATCGCCGAGGGGTACGACGAGGACCTGGACGCGTTGCGCGAGACGGCCCGGAACGGCAAACAGTGGATCGACGACCTCGAGGAGGCGGAACGGGACCGGACCGGGATCGACTCGCTGAAGGTCGGCTACAACTCGGTCCACGGCTACTACATCGAGGTGACCAACCCCAACCTCGACGCGGTGCCGGAGAACTACCAGCGCCGCCAGACGCTGAAAAACTCCGAGCGGTTCGTCACGCCCGAACTCAAGGAGCGCGAGGACGAGATCGTCGGCGCGGAAGAGCGCGCGGACGAACGCGAGTACGAACTGTTCCGGGAGGTACGCCGCGAGATCGCCGAGGAGGTCGAACGCGTGCAGGCGCTCGCCGACGCCGTCGCGACGCTCGACGCGCTCGTCTCGCTGGCCACCGCCGCGGCCCAGTACGACTACTGTCGGCCCGAGATCCTCGATCGGGACGGAACCGGAGGCGACGACGGCCTCGTCATCGACGTCGAGGGCGGCCGCCACCCGGTCGTCGAGCGCACGCAGGAGTCGTTCGTTCCGAACGACGCCCGGTTCGACGACGATCGGCGGCTGGCGGTGATCACCGGCCCCAACATGTCGGGGAAGTCGACGTACATGCGGCAGGTGGCCCAGATCGTCCTCCTCGCGCAGGTCGGCAGTTTCGTCCCCGCGCGATCGGCCCGGCTGACGCCGGTCGAGCGGATCTTCACCCGCGTGGGTGCCAGCGACGACATCGCCGGCGGCCGATCGACGTTCATGGTCGAGATGGACGAACTCGCGACGATCCTCCGGGAGGCCGACGAGCGATCGCTCGTGCTGTTGGACGAGGTGGGCCGCGGCACGTCGACCGCGGACGGTCTCGCGATCGCGCAGGCGATCACCGAACACCTCCACGACGAGGTCGGCGCGACGACGCTCTTTGCGACGCATCACCACCCGCTGACCGAACTCGCGGACGACCTCCCGGCCGCGTTCACGCTCCACTTCGAGGTCGACCAGGAGGATGGCGAGGTCGTCTTCCACCACGAGATCGCCCCCGGCGCGGCGACGGGGTCCTACGGGGTCGAAGTCGCGACCGCCGCCGGCGTTCCGGAGTCGGTAGTGGATCGATCGCGGGATTTGGTCGCGGAGGCGGCCGACGATCCGATCGCCGGGGACGACCGGGACCAGTCCGAGGTGTCGCCAGTCGACGACGCGGGAACGGGGCAGGCGACCGCAGACGGGGGTGAGCGAACCCCTGGTTCGCGATCCTCGTCGGAGCCACGCTCCGACGTAGGTGACGTGCCGACCGACGTCGCCGCCGAACTCCGGGCGCTCGACCTCGCACACCTCACTCCCGTCGAGGCGCTGACGGAACTCGATCGGCTGAAACGGCTGCTCGAGGAGTAG
- a CDS encoding YbhB/YbcL family Raf kinase inhibitor-like protein: MSSLSLTSPAFDDGDRIPEKYGYQHDDVNPPLLIDGVPDDAESLALVIDDPDAVEPAGKVWDHWVVWNVPPERTEIPEDWSPDDADEGTNDYGEPGYGGPNPPDREHTYVFTLYALDTTLDLGADTDADALESAIEGHVIDEATLEGTYAP, from the coding sequence ATGTCCTCCCTGTCCCTGACGAGTCCTGCGTTCGACGACGGCGATCGGATCCCCGAAAAGTACGGCTACCAGCACGACGACGTCAACCCGCCGCTGTTGATCGACGGCGTGCCGGACGACGCCGAGTCGCTGGCCCTGGTGATAGACGACCCCGACGCGGTCGAGCCGGCGGGGAAGGTGTGGGACCACTGGGTCGTCTGGAACGTCCCGCCGGAGCGGACGGAGATTCCCGAAGACTGGAGCCCGGACGACGCCGACGAGGGGACGAACGACTACGGTGAACCGGGCTACGGCGGGCCGAACCCGCCGGACCGGGAACACACCTACGTGTTCACCCTCTACGCGCTGGACACGACGCTCGACCTCGGCGCTGACACCGACGCCGACGCGCTCGAGTCGGCGATCGAGGGCCACGTGATCGACGAGGCGACGCTCGAGGGGACGTACGCGCCCTGA
- the gvpF gene encoding gas vesicle protein GvpF: protein MFILDDLLFRPIVGIVDTLHTLALDELYDVEGLEDDLKENQLLYELGERSEEEYRRRKEELEEELEIAREIHEELASGRVEVKR from the coding sequence ATGTTCATCCTCGACGACCTCCTGTTTCGACCGATCGTCGGCATCGTCGACACGCTCCACACGCTGGCGCTCGACGAACTGTACGACGTGGAGGGACTCGAGGACGACCTCAAGGAGAACCAGTTGCTGTACGAACTCGGCGAGCGCTCCGAGGAGGAGTACCGGCGCCGGAAGGAGGAACTCGAGGAGGAACTCGAGATCGCGCGGGAGATCCACGAGGAACTCGCGAGCGGCCGCGTGGAGGTGAAACGATAA
- the gvpA gene encoding gas vesicle protein GvpA, whose product MAQPQRRPDSSSLAEVLDRILDKGVVIDVWARISVVGIELLTIEARVVVASVDTFLHYAEEIAKIEQATAEGDLEELEELEVEPRPESSPQSATE is encoded by the coding sequence ATGGCACAACCACAACGCAGACCCGACTCCTCGAGTCTCGCGGAAGTACTGGACCGCATTCTCGACAAGGGCGTCGTCATCGACGTCTGGGCGCGCATCTCGGTCGTCGGGATCGAGTTGCTGACGATCGAGGCCCGCGTCGTCGTCGCCTCGGTCGATACGTTCCTGCACTACGCGGAGGAGATTGCGAAAATTGAGCAGGCCACCGCGGAGGGCGATCTCGAGGAACTCGAGGAGCTCGAGGTCGAGCCGCGGCCGGAGTCGTCGCCACAGTCAGCGACCGAATAA